One genomic window of Bradyrhizobium sp. B124 includes the following:
- a CDS encoding aldo/keto reductase has product MNVVEGNGAKIPAIGLGTWELRGRTCARIVEQALRLGYRHIDTAQIYDNEREVGEGLRASGVKRDDVFLTTKIWTTHFMAKDLERSAKESLARLRLTEVDLLLLHWPHPHVPLAETLGALARVKQAGLARHIGVSNFSVALIEEAVAACPEPLACDQVEYHPYLGQADVIEACARHGMAFVAYSPIAKGRVKGDRALARIGDRYRKTAAQVCLRWLVQQNVSAIPRTSKLERLQENLDIFDFELSDEDMREILAIGSAAAR; this is encoded by the coding sequence ATGAATGTCGTCGAAGGCAACGGCGCCAAAATTCCCGCGATCGGGCTCGGCACCTGGGAGCTGCGCGGGCGGACCTGCGCCCGCATCGTCGAGCAGGCGCTGCGGCTCGGTTACCGGCACATCGACACCGCCCAGATCTATGACAATGAGCGCGAGGTCGGCGAGGGGCTGCGCGCCTCCGGCGTCAAGCGCGACGATGTGTTCCTGACCACCAAGATCTGGACCACACATTTCATGGCGAAGGATCTCGAACGTTCGGCCAAAGAGAGCCTGGCGCGCTTGCGTCTGACCGAGGTCGATCTGTTGCTGCTGCACTGGCCGCATCCCCACGTGCCGCTTGCCGAGACGCTTGGTGCGCTGGCGCGGGTCAAGCAGGCGGGGCTGGCGCGGCATATCGGGGTCTCGAACTTCAGCGTGGCGCTGATCGAGGAGGCGGTGGCGGCGTGCCCCGAGCCGCTCGCCTGCGATCAGGTCGAGTACCATCCTTATCTGGGCCAGGCCGACGTGATCGAGGCGTGTGCGCGCCATGGCATGGCATTCGTCGCCTACAGCCCGATCGCGAAGGGCCGCGTCAAGGGCGACCGCGCGCTGGCGCGGATCGGCGACCGTTATCGCAAGACGGCTGCCCAGGTCTGCCTGCGCTGGCTGGTGCAGCAGAATGTCTCGGCGATCCCGCGCACCTCGAAGCTCGAGCGGCTCCAGGAAAATCTGGATATCTTCGACTTCGAGTTGTCGGATGAGGACATGCGCGAGATTTTGGCGATCGGGAGCGCGGCCGCGCGGTGA
- a CDS encoding cytochrome c peroxidase yields MLWLLGAGLLCMAGAVAAVETQGLPGTNPSPVQLRRPPVAPLSGMAQLGQMIFFDASLSSSGALSCASCHSPDHAYGPPNNAAVMFGGPAQSRQGTRAVPGLTYLERQPNFSIGPEKDEDDNLVDFAQLAAAGQQAARAKKVATGTAASAVNIVPQGGLFWDGRADTLQDQAIFPLLDPNEMDGGSIEVVAQKLRQASYAPRFAELFGAQVFENTRLLVAEAMFAVARYQVEEPSFHPYSSKFDYWLEGKTRLSESELRGLQLFNDPDKANCAGCHTSAPTRDGLPPLFTDHQYEALGAPRNAALASNRDPNYFDLGVCGPYRTDIAEQTQYCGMFLTPTLRNTATRRVFFHNGVFTSLEQVLDFYNFRDTNPEKVYPRAADGTVRKYDDLPEKHHGNVDVADPPFERHLGDTPAMTAQDEADIIAFLKTLTDGYQPER; encoded by the coding sequence ATGTTGTGGCTTCTCGGCGCCGGCCTGCTCTGCATGGCCGGCGCCGTTGCGGCAGTCGAGACCCAGGGACTTCCGGGGACAAATCCGAGCCCGGTGCAGCTCAGGCGTCCGCCGGTCGCCCCGCTGTCCGGCATGGCGCAGCTCGGGCAGATGATCTTCTTCGACGCGTCGCTGTCGTCGTCGGGCGCATTGTCGTGCGCCTCCTGTCACAGTCCGGACCACGCCTACGGACCGCCCAACAATGCGGCGGTGATGTTCGGCGGGCCCGCGCAATCGCGGCAGGGAACGCGCGCCGTTCCCGGCCTGACCTATCTGGAACGCCAGCCGAATTTCAGCATCGGACCGGAGAAGGACGAGGACGACAATCTCGTCGACTTCGCGCAACTGGCCGCGGCAGGCCAGCAGGCTGCGCGTGCGAAAAAGGTCGCGACCGGGACCGCGGCGTCGGCGGTCAACATCGTGCCGCAGGGTGGGCTGTTCTGGGACGGCCGCGCCGATACACTGCAGGACCAGGCGATCTTCCCGCTGCTCGATCCCAATGAGATGGACGGCGGCAGCATCGAGGTGGTGGCGCAGAAGCTGCGCCAGGCGAGCTATGCCCCGCGCTTTGCCGAACTGTTCGGCGCTCAGGTTTTCGAGAATACGCGGCTGCTGGTCGCCGAGGCGATGTTCGCGGTCGCGCGCTATCAGGTGGAAGAGCCGAGCTTCCATCCCTACAGCAGCAAGTTCGACTACTGGCTGGAAGGCAAGACGCGGCTGAGCGAAAGCGAGTTGCGCGGCCTGCAATTGTTCAACGATCCGGACAAGGCCAATTGCGCCGGCTGCCATACGTCGGCGCCGACCCGCGACGGCCTGCCGCCGCTGTTCACCGACCACCAGTATGAGGCGCTCGGCGCGCCACGCAACGCCGCGCTCGCCAGCAACCGCGATCCCAACTATTTCGATCTCGGGGTCTGCGGCCCGTACCGCACGGACATTGCGGAGCAGACGCAATATTGCGGGATGTTTCTGACGCCGACCTTGCGCAACACCGCAACCCGACGCGTGTTCTTCCACAACGGCGTCTTCACGAGCCTCGAGCAGGTGCTCGATTTCTATAACTTCCGCGATACCAATCCGGAGAAGGTCTACCCGCGTGCGGCCGACGGTACGGTGCGGAAATACGACGATCTGCCGGAAAAACATCACGGCAATGTCGACGTCGCTGATCCGCCGTTCGAGCGCCATCTCGGCGACACGCCGGCGATGACCGCGCAGGACGAAGCCGACATCATCGCCTTCCTGAAGACGTTGACCGACGGTTACCAGCCGGAGCGGTGA
- a CDS encoding alkaline phosphatase family protein: MKAKFLSTVGVCLVAAAAVVCSAAAHDDDRDHDHRHPHDIHTETPIKHLVVIFNENRSFDHYFATYPNAANPTGSIPFTAKPHTPKVNNLANANLLTNNPNTNAANGTGATNPFRLDRTQANTRSQNHAYTPEQQAVDNGKEDLFPKFTGRGTAGGVGAFGTNGQVMGYFDGNTVTAFWNYAQNFAMSDNNWTDTFGPSTPGALEVVSGQTNGAQNIVGTSSSIADGQGGLTLIGDTDPAYDACSSTTSQVLMTSKNIGDLLNAEHISWGSFMGGFDLTLKNSNGTTNCARSTFSSNVNGSIVDYIPHHAWFQYYKSTANPTHARPSSVDAVGHTYVPGSKTLDPANHAYDLEDFYASVKAGNFPAVSYIKMPAYQDGHPGNSDPLDEQAGNVELINFLQKQKEWRDTAVIITYDDSDGWYDHQYTAPISASYDPAADQVNGPGQCGRGIGKQTQPNGLNGQPVNGRCGPGTRIPFIVISPYAKKNFVSHTRISQASVVRFIEDNWLHGQRLGGGSFDDSVESITDMFDFDHGHDHDHDGDDRQNKLFLDPTAGTVIVSPSDDHHHH; the protein is encoded by the coding sequence GTCTGGTCGCTGCTGCTGCAGTTGTGTGCAGCGCCGCCGCTCACGACGATGATCGAGATCACGATCATCGTCATCCGCACGACATTCACACGGAAACGCCGATCAAGCATCTCGTCGTGATCTTCAACGAGAACCGCTCGTTCGATCACTATTTCGCAACCTACCCGAATGCGGCCAATCCGACCGGCTCGATTCCGTTCACGGCCAAGCCGCATACGCCGAAGGTCAACAACCTCGCCAACGCCAATCTGCTGACCAACAACCCGAACACCAATGCGGCCAACGGCACCGGCGCGACCAATCCGTTCCGGCTCGATCGGACCCAGGCCAACACGCGCTCGCAGAATCACGCCTATACGCCCGAGCAGCAGGCGGTCGACAACGGCAAGGAAGACCTGTTTCCGAAGTTCACTGGTCGCGGCACCGCCGGCGGCGTCGGCGCCTTCGGCACCAACGGGCAGGTGATGGGTTATTTCGACGGCAACACCGTCACCGCGTTCTGGAATTACGCGCAGAACTTCGCGATGAGCGACAACAACTGGACCGACACTTTCGGTCCGTCGACGCCCGGCGCGCTCGAGGTGGTCTCCGGCCAGACCAATGGTGCGCAGAACATCGTCGGCACGTCATCGTCGATCGCCGACGGCCAGGGCGGCCTGACGCTGATCGGTGATACCGACCCTGCCTACGACGCGTGCTCGAGCACGACCAGCCAGGTCCTGATGACCAGCAAGAACATCGGCGACCTGCTCAACGCCGAGCACATCAGCTGGGGCAGCTTCATGGGCGGCTTCGACCTGACGCTCAAGAACAGCAACGGCACCACCAACTGCGCCCGCAGCACCTTCTCGAGCAACGTCAACGGCAGCATCGTCGACTACATCCCGCACCACGCCTGGTTCCAGTACTACAAGTCGACCGCCAACCCGACCCATGCGCGGCCGAGTTCGGTCGATGCGGTCGGCCACACCTATGTCCCCGGCAGCAAGACGCTCGATCCGGCCAACCACGCCTACGATCTCGAGGACTTCTACGCTTCGGTGAAAGCCGGTAACTTCCCGGCGGTCTCCTATATCAAGATGCCGGCCTATCAGGACGGACATCCCGGCAACTCCGATCCGCTCGATGAGCAGGCGGGCAATGTCGAGCTGATCAACTTCCTGCAGAAGCAGAAGGAGTGGCGCGACACCGCGGTCATCATCACCTATGACGACTCCGACGGCTGGTACGACCACCAGTACACGGCGCCGATCAGCGCCTCGTATGATCCGGCCGCCGACCAGGTCAACGGTCCCGGCCAGTGTGGCCGCGGCATCGGCAAGCAGACGCAGCCGAATGGCCTGAACGGCCAGCCGGTGAACGGCCGCTGCGGTCCCGGCACGCGGATCCCGTTCATTGTGATCTCGCCTTACGCCAAGAAGAACTTCGTCAGCCACACCCGCATCTCGCAGGCGTCGGTCGTGCGCTTCATCGAAGACAACTGGCTGCACGGCCAGCGTCTCGGCGGCGGCTCGTTCGACGACAGCGTCGAATCGATCACGGACATGTTCGACTTCGATCATGGCCACGACCACGACCACGACGGCGACGATCGGCAGAACAAGCTGTTCCTCGATCCGACGGCCGGCACGGTCATCGTCAGCCCGTCTGACGATCATCACCATCACTAA